One window of Serinus canaria isolate serCan28SL12 chromosome 3, serCan2020, whole genome shotgun sequence genomic DNA carries:
- the CENPQ gene encoding centromere protein Q isoform X2 has protein sequence MVCLPVLGLTNPDGAYLSAVNLDIFLIMKPRPTSSKKMGKPSGGRSAKNPSKSKNQPVPSSKKKGADEQGRKQGQKRQVPQTGKRGVKELKDSSPAGENGSSKKVKLSSAAVRSWQPLSENSRLFLENIVDSVVLSVLSQQRERKDDVQKHLNVLKNRVLRSFKTLNVPPGKLGNLKNILGLQMAEKQMLETNEESLEQLQEEINEAERSAERIEENIQQLQYKIKVLKNQLEEDEKGARKVFQENGSGALQLPELPKRSLQAPTLQEEILKVKNQKDLLKDLNAIQQSLDLKNLLTLVEKTYEKVDLL, from the exons ATGGTTTGTTTACCTGTTTTAGGTCTCACTAACCCGGACGGGGCTTATTTGTCTGCTGTCAATTTGGACATTTTCTTG ATAATGAAACCCCGCCCCACATCTTCCAAAAAAATGGGGAAACCAAGTGGTGGGAGATCAGCAAAAAATCCTTCTAAATCAAAAAATCAGCCAGTGCCTTCTAGCAAAAAAAAGGGAGCAGAtgaacaaggaagaaaacaaggtCAAAAAAGACAG GTCCCTCAGACAGGCAAAAGGGGAGTTAAGGAACTGAAGGACTCTTCCCCTGCAG GAGAAAATGGTTCTTCAAAAAAGGTGAAGCTGTCCAGCGCTGCAGTAAGATCTTGGCAGCCTCTCTCAGAGAACAGTAGGCTGTTCCTGGAAAATATAGTGGATTCAGTAGTACT atCTGTTTTGTCCCaacagagggagagaaaagatgATGTTCAGAAGCACCTCAATGTACTGAAAAACAG GGTACTGAGAAGTTTCAAGACTTTAAATGTGCCTCCAGGGAAGCTGGGCAACCTGAAGAATATCCTGGGCCTTCAAATGGCAGAGAAACAAATGCTTGAGACAAATGAGGAGTCTTTGGAACAACTGCAG gaagaaataaatgaagcaGAGCGATCAGCGGAGCGCATTGAGGAAAATATACAGCAGCTGCAGTACAAAATTAAGGTGCTCAAAAACCAGTTAGAGGAGGATGAGAAAGGTGCCAGGAAg gtATTCCAGGAAAATGGCAGTGGAGCACTCCAGCTTCCAGAACTCCCCAAGCGCAGTTTGCAGGCCCCCACTTTGCAG GAGGAAATTTTGAAGGTAAAGAATCAGAAGGACCTTTTAAAGGATTTGAATGCTATTCAGCAGTCACTTGACTTGAAGAACTTGTTAACCCTTGTTGAAAAGACATATGAGAAGGTGGATTTGCTTTGA
- the CENPQ gene encoding centromere protein Q isoform X1: protein MVCLPVLGLTNPDGAYLSAVNLDIFLIMKPRPTSSKKMGKPSGGRSAKNPSKSKNQPVPSSKKKGADEQGRKQGQKRQQVPQTGKRGVKELKDSSPAGENGSSKKVKLSSAAVRSWQPLSENSRLFLENIVDSVVLSVLSQQRERKDDVQKHLNVLKNRVLRSFKTLNVPPGKLGNLKNILGLQMAEKQMLETNEESLEQLQEEINEAERSAERIEENIQQLQYKIKVLKNQLEEDEKGARKVFQENGSGALQLPELPKRSLQAPTLQEEILKVKNQKDLLKDLNAIQQSLDLKNLLTLVEKTYEKVDLL, encoded by the exons ATGGTTTGTTTACCTGTTTTAGGTCTCACTAACCCGGACGGGGCTTATTTGTCTGCTGTCAATTTGGACATTTTCTTG ATAATGAAACCCCGCCCCACATCTTCCAAAAAAATGGGGAAACCAAGTGGTGGGAGATCAGCAAAAAATCCTTCTAAATCAAAAAATCAGCCAGTGCCTTCTAGCAAAAAAAAGGGAGCAGAtgaacaaggaagaaaacaaggtCAAAAAAGACAG CAGGTCCCTCAGACAGGCAAAAGGGGAGTTAAGGAACTGAAGGACTCTTCCCCTGCAG GAGAAAATGGTTCTTCAAAAAAGGTGAAGCTGTCCAGCGCTGCAGTAAGATCTTGGCAGCCTCTCTCAGAGAACAGTAGGCTGTTCCTGGAAAATATAGTGGATTCAGTAGTACT atCTGTTTTGTCCCaacagagggagagaaaagatgATGTTCAGAAGCACCTCAATGTACTGAAAAACAG GGTACTGAGAAGTTTCAAGACTTTAAATGTGCCTCCAGGGAAGCTGGGCAACCTGAAGAATATCCTGGGCCTTCAAATGGCAGAGAAACAAATGCTTGAGACAAATGAGGAGTCTTTGGAACAACTGCAG gaagaaataaatgaagcaGAGCGATCAGCGGAGCGCATTGAGGAAAATATACAGCAGCTGCAGTACAAAATTAAGGTGCTCAAAAACCAGTTAGAGGAGGATGAGAAAGGTGCCAGGAAg gtATTCCAGGAAAATGGCAGTGGAGCACTCCAGCTTCCAGAACTCCCCAAGCGCAGTTTGCAGGCCCCCACTTTGCAG GAGGAAATTTTGAAGGTAAAGAATCAGAAGGACCTTTTAAAGGATTTGAATGCTATTCAGCAGTCACTTGACTTGAAGAACTTGTTAACCCTTGTTGAAAAGACATATGAGAAGGTGGATTTGCTTTGA
- the CENPQ gene encoding centromere protein Q isoform X3 translates to MKPRPTSSKKMGKPSGGRSAKNPSKSKNQPVPSSKKKGADEQGRKQGQKRQQVPQTGKRGVKELKDSSPAGENGSSKKVKLSSAAVRSWQPLSENSRLFLENIVDSVVLSVLSQQRERKDDVQKHLNVLKNRVLRSFKTLNVPPGKLGNLKNILGLQMAEKQMLETNEESLEQLQEEINEAERSAERIEENIQQLQYKIKVLKNQLEEDEKGARKVFQENGSGALQLPELPKRSLQAPTLQEEILKVKNQKDLLKDLNAIQQSLDLKNLLTLVEKTYEKVDLL, encoded by the exons ATGAAACCCCGCCCCACATCTTCCAAAAAAATGGGGAAACCAAGTGGTGGGAGATCAGCAAAAAATCCTTCTAAATCAAAAAATCAGCCAGTGCCTTCTAGCAAAAAAAAGGGAGCAGAtgaacaaggaagaaaacaaggtCAAAAAAGACAG CAGGTCCCTCAGACAGGCAAAAGGGGAGTTAAGGAACTGAAGGACTCTTCCCCTGCAG GAGAAAATGGTTCTTCAAAAAAGGTGAAGCTGTCCAGCGCTGCAGTAAGATCTTGGCAGCCTCTCTCAGAGAACAGTAGGCTGTTCCTGGAAAATATAGTGGATTCAGTAGTACT atCTGTTTTGTCCCaacagagggagagaaaagatgATGTTCAGAAGCACCTCAATGTACTGAAAAACAG GGTACTGAGAAGTTTCAAGACTTTAAATGTGCCTCCAGGGAAGCTGGGCAACCTGAAGAATATCCTGGGCCTTCAAATGGCAGAGAAACAAATGCTTGAGACAAATGAGGAGTCTTTGGAACAACTGCAG gaagaaataaatgaagcaGAGCGATCAGCGGAGCGCATTGAGGAAAATATACAGCAGCTGCAGTACAAAATTAAGGTGCTCAAAAACCAGTTAGAGGAGGATGAGAAAGGTGCCAGGAAg gtATTCCAGGAAAATGGCAGTGGAGCACTCCAGCTTCCAGAACTCCCCAAGCGCAGTTTGCAGGCCCCCACTTTGCAG GAGGAAATTTTGAAGGTAAAGAATCAGAAGGACCTTTTAAAGGATTTGAATGCTATTCAGCAGTCACTTGACTTGAAGAACTTGTTAACCCTTGTTGAAAAGACATATGAGAAGGTGGATTTGCTTTGA
- the LOC103821188 gene encoding cytochrome P450 2K6-like, translated as MGWNSSTSLGFVLILAFLSILKTAGFWNSSTSTVLVLILAFLSILKTAGFWNNDRRQNFPPGPRPLPIIGNLLLFDLKRPYRTYLQLSKKYGPVFSVQMGHRKVVVISGYETVKEALVNQADAFAERPKIPVFEDLTKGNGVVFAHGENWKVMRRFTLTALRDFGMGKKAIEDRIVEEYGYLADSIASQEGNPIDASKIINAAVANIIVSILLGKRFDYKDPRFVRLVNMTNENMRLAGKPLVTVYNIFPYLGFLLGANKALLRNRDEFHDFVRVTFVENLKNLDKNDQRSFIDAFLVKQQEEKSTTNGYFHNGNLLSLVSNLFTAGVETISTTLNWGFLLMLKYPEIQKKVQDEIEQVIGSNPPRIEHRAQMPYTDAVIHEIQRFANILPLDLPHETAADVTLHGYFIPKGTYIIPLLTSVLKDESQWEKPDLFYPEHFLDANGKFVKKDAFMPFSAGRRICAGETLAKMELFLFFTSLLQRFNFLPPPGVSNSDLDLSPAISFNVIPKPYKMCAVARS; from the exons ATGggctggaacagcagcacttccctTGGTTTTGTCCTCATCCTGgcttttctctccattttgaaaacagcaggtttctggaacagcagcacttccacTGTGTTAGTGTTGATCCTGgcttttctctccattttgAAAACAGCAGGGTTCTGGAACAATGACCGAAGACAGAACTTTCCTCCAGGTCCAAGACCATTACCTATAATTGGAAACCTGCTTTTGTTTGACTTGAAGAGACCCTACAGGACTTATCTACAG CTGTCCAAAAAATATGGTCCAGTCTTCAGTGTTCAGATGGGACACAGGAAAGTGGTAGTGATTTCTGGCTATGAGACAGTGAAGGAAGCTCTTGTAAACCAAGCAGATGCATTTGCAGAGAGACCTAAAATCCCAGTCTTTGAAGATTTGACTAAAGGAAATG GGGTTGTTTTTGCCCATGGTGAAAACTGGAAGGTGATGCGAAGGTTTACCCTGACAGCCTTACGAGACTTTGGGATGGGCAAAAAGGCCATTGAGGATCGAATCGTGGAGGAGTACGGGTACCTGGCAGACTCCATCGCCTCCCAGGAAG GCAATCCCATTGATGCcagcaaaataattaatgcaGCAGTTGCTAATATAATTGTGTCAATACTGCTTGGAAAACGATTTGACTACAAAGACCCCAGATTTGTGAGACTTGTAAATATGACCAATGAAAACATGAGGCTTGCTGGGAAACCTTTGGTCACG GTGTACAATATCTTCCCATACCTTGGATTCCTCCTAGGGGCTAACAAGGCTCTCCTTCGAAACAGAGATGAATTCCATGATTTCGTACGAGTTACTTTTGTAGAGAACCTCAAAAACCTGGACAAAAATGACCAAAGAAGTTTTATTGATGCCTTCCTGGTTAAACAGCAGGAG GAGAAATCCACTACCAATGGGTATTTCCATAATGGCAACTTGCTAAGCTTGGTGAGCAATTTGTTTACCGCTGGTGTTGAGACCATTTCCACCACACTAAACTGGGGCTTTCTGCTGATGCTAAAGTACCCTGAAATCCAGA aaaaggtCCAAGATGAGATAGAGCAAGTGATAGGGTCCAATCCCCCGAGGATCGAGCACCGAGCTCAGATGCCATACACAGATGCTGTCATCCATGAAATTCAGAGATTTGCCAATATCCTGCCACTGGATTTGCCTCATGAGACTGCTGCAGATGTCACCCTCCACGGCTATTTCATCCCCAAG GGAACCTACATCATCCCTTTACTGACCTCAGTCCTGAAAGACGAGTCGCAGTGGGAGAAACCAGACTTGTTCTACCCTGAGCACTTCCTTGATGCCAATGGGAAATTTGTGAAGAAAGATGCTTTCATGCCTTTCTCAGCAG GGCGGAGGATCTGTGCTGGGGAGACTCTTGCCAAAATGGagctcttcctcttcttcaccAGTCTCCTGCAGAGGTTCAACTTCCTCCCTCCACCTGGAGTTTCCAACTCAGACCTGGACCTCAGCCCTGCCATTTCCTTTAATGTCATCCCCAAACCCTATAAAATGTGTGCTGTAGCACGTTCCTAG
- the RHAG gene encoding ammonium transporter Rh type A: MPPDFDTSMKFKFSILALLLEVIVIVLFGIFVDYDSNLSANLYPHFQDVHVMIFVGFGFLMTFLKKYGFSSVGFNMLIAAFGLQWGILMQGFWHMERGKISVNIESMINADFSTATALISFGALLGKTSPIQMLILTLLEITMFACNEHLVTKVFKATDVGASMTIHAFGAYFGLAAALVLYRPGLTNKHENDESTYHSDMFAMIGTLFLWLFWPSFNSAIAEAQVTAIINTYYSLAACTIVTFALSSLVDKRGKFSMVLIQNATLAGGVAVGTCADLEIHPFSAMFIGVIAGIVSVLGFQFLTPVMASKCRIQDTCGVHNLHGLPGILGGIAGIVVTAIKTETRNGHVLTPAMQAAALGSTLAIAIVGGALTGAILKIPFLGQVSDQNCFDDSAYWEVPEEETVHEIHSSHRDEHSRFEAAM, from the exons ATGCCTCCAGACTTTGACACCAGCATGAAGTTCAAGTTCTCGATCCTGGCGCTTCTTCTGGAAGTGATTGtcattgttttgtttgggaTATTTGTGGATTATGACTCAAATCTTTCTGCAAATTTATACCCGC ACTTTCAGGATGTCCATGTGATGATATTTGTTGGATTTGGTTTCCTGATGACCTTTCTGAAGAAATATGGATTCAGCAGTGTTGGTTTCAACATGCTCATTGCCGCCTTCGGTCTCCAGTGGGGAATCCTGATGCAAGGATTTTGGCAcatggaaagagggaaaatttcTGTTAACATCGAAAG CATGATAAATGCAGATTTCAGTACAGCAACTGCTTTGATTTCATTTGGAGCACTCCTGGGGAAAACAAGTCCCATTCAGATGCTGATCCTGACTCTCCTGGAGATCACCATGTTTGCATGCAATGAACACCTAGTTACCAAAGTATTCAAG GCCACAGATGTTGGAGCTTCCATGACTATCCATGCTTTTGGAGCTTATTTTGGTTTGGCTGCAGCTTTGGTCTTGTACCGTCCTGGTCTGACaaacaaacatgaaaatgaTGAATCCACCTATCACTCAGACATGTTTGCCATGATTG GTACCCTGTTCCTTTGGCTTTTTTGGCCCAGTTTTAACTCTGCCATTGCAGAAGCCCAGGTAACAGCCATTATCAACACTTACTACTCCTTGGCTGCCTGCACCATCGTAACCTTTGCCCTCTCCAGCTTGGTGGATAAAAGAGGCAAATTCAGTATG gTTCTCATTCAAAATGCCACCCTGGCAGGAGGAGTGGCAGTGGGTACCTGTGCTGACCTGGAAATCCACCCTTTCTCTGCCATGTTCATTGGGGTCATTGCTGGAATTGTGTCTGTCCTCGGGTTCCAGTTCCTGACT CCTGTGATGGCATCCAAGTGTAGAATTCAAGACACTTGTGGAGTTCATAACTTACATGGTTTACCTGGAATTCTGGGGGGTATTGCTGGCATCGTGGTGACTGCGATAAAAACGGAAACTAG GAATGGTCACGTGCTTACTCCTGCCatgcaggctgctgctctgggaagtaCACTTGCAATTGCAATTGTGGGAGGAGCACTCACAG GTGCTATTCTAAAGATCCCCTTCTTGGGACAAGTATCTGACCAGAACTGCTTTGATGACTCTGCTTATTGGGAG GTTCCAGAGGAGGAGACAGTGCATGAAATTCACTCCAGCCACCGTGATGAGCACAGCAGATTTGAAGCTGCCatgtag